A region from the Lemur catta isolate mLemCat1 chromosome 7, mLemCat1.pri, whole genome shotgun sequence genome encodes:
- the TMEM109 gene encoding transmembrane protein 109, producing MAGSGSSPPWSRHLLKAILMVLVALILLHSASAQAHRDFAPPGQQKREAPVDLLTHIGRSVRETLDAWIGPETMHLVSETSSQVMWAISSAISVAFFALSGIAAQLLNALGLDGDHITEGLKLSPGQVQTFLLWGTGALVVYWLLSLLLGLVLALLGRILWGLKLVIFLAGFVALVRSVPDPSTRALLLLALLTLYALLSRLTGTRASGAQLEAKVRGLERQVEELRWRQRRAAKGPRNVEEE from the exons ATGGCAGGCTCAGGCAGCAGTCCACCGTGGAGCAGGCATCTGTTGAAAGCCATCTTGATGGTCCTAGTGGCCCTCATCCTCCTCCACTCAGCATCGGCCCAGGCCCATCGGGACTTTGCACCACCAGGCCAGCAGAAGAGGGAGGCCCCAGTTGATCTCTTGACCCACATAGGTCGGTCTGTGCGGGAGACACTGGATGCCTGGATTGGGCCAGAGACCATGCACCTGGTGTCAGAG ACCTCGTCCCAGGTGATGTGGGCCATCTCATCAGCCATCTCTGTGGCCTTCTTTGCTCTGTCTGGGATCGCAGCCCAGCTGCTGAATGCCTTGGGGCTAGATG GTGATCACATCACTGAGGGCCTGAAGCTCAGCCCTGGCCAGGTCCAGACTTTCCTGCTGTGGGGAACAGGGGCCCTCGTCGTCTACTGGCTGCTGTCCCTGCTCCTCGGCTTGGTCCTGGCCCTGCTGGGGAGGATCCTGTGGGGCCTGAAGCTTGTCATCTTCCTGGCCGGCTTTGTGGCCCTGGTGAGGTCGGTGCCTGACCCTTCCACCCGGGCCTTGCTGCTCCTGGCCTTGCTGACCCTCTATGCCTTGCTGAGCCGGCTCACTGGCACCCGGGCCTCAGGGGCCCAGCTGGAGGCCAAGGTTCGAGGGCTGGAGCGCCAGGTGGAGGAGCTGCGCTGGCGGCAGAGGCGAGCAGCAAAGGGGCCCCGCAACGTGGAGGAGGAATGA